The DNA segment TTTGGTGTAAATTTGATTTTATATGTCTCCTGAGTTCCTACAGAATTTCATGATAATACAAGATGGTTTGATCATCAATAATAGTGAAGCAAGATTATTTCGTAAAATCTTGTATTTGTTTAATTGCTAGTAGCTAGCCCATTTGATTATAGGTTGATTTATTGGCAAATTGGTAATGAAATTTAGGAGAATTTGCAGGTTGGGTACAGTCTAATTCAGAGGAAATTCTACCTAAATTTTGCTACAAATTATTGTTTACATTAGGAGTTATAAGTAATCTAAGATGTAAGGTTCTTAATTTAGGTATATCATAATCCTGTATTCTAAATTTGATATGTTTATAGCTCCCTAACACACCTAATCATTGAGGACCATGACCCTTTGCTAACACCATCATTTTGAGTCGAATCAGGTAAGTACAAGCTTAATATACTGCAAAACAATGGTCATACATATTGTGTACATTCATAAGGTATTTTATAAAGCTGTTTTGAAAGATACATTTGCAATAATCTAGGTATCAGTATACTGATTATATAAGCAGCGCATGAACATAAAAATACATGAATTAAAACGAAAATGAATGGCATATAGGTGGGATGACGTGCAATGTCAGAGTGCACATAGATGTAGTGATGTGCGATATCAAAATGTACATGTATTATGACGTGCAGTGTGAGAGTACATGCAGATATGATGATATGCGATGTGGGAGTGCATATATGCATTATGATATGTGATGTGAGCgtacacgtatatattatgacatacaATATAAAAATGCATGTATATGTTACGATGTGCGGTATGCGagtgcacatataaaacaaaacatGCGATGTGAGAGTGCACACATAAATTGTAACGTGTGATATAAGTGTGCACCCGATCCATACTCACTTATGGAATTCCCCATTATTGTAATGAATTCCCCGATGTATAGTCACTTATGGACTTCCCCATCTTATTATATTCATTCCCCCCGATCTATACATTATCAACTAATCTATACTCTTGATTATTTCCTTCCCGCTCCGTGGGCAATAGGAAGAGTTCCACCTTATTGAAGAATCATTCTCCTTGTACTATGactcagtgattgcaaaaggcgctcgggcgctcgcctaggcgctcgggcgaggcgaggcaaggcccgagcgcctcgctaatgtcccaggcggcgcgcttcaaacaggcgccgcctgggcgctcgcccgagcccaggcgctgggcgcttcgggcgagcgcctgggtaaaccaaggcgaccgaaccagaattttaggtctggttcggtcttggttcggttgttagttggttcaatcgaaccaactaaaccgatataaccccaaccctaaccctaaccctaaccctaaccctaacccaacactaacctgctgccgctgccgctctcgatcccgatcgcgatctcgtcgctcgctgccgctgctcacgcctcccgcgagccctctcgctgctcgcgcctcccgcgagccctcccgctgctcgcgcctcccgcgagccctcccgctgctcgcgtctcccgcgagccctcccgcgagccttcccgctgctcgcgcctccctcgagccctcccgctgctcacgcctcccgcgagccctcccgttgctcgcgcctcccgcgagccctctcgccttctGCGAGCGCCTCCCGCgaggccttcccgctgctcgcgcctccctcgaggcctcccgctgctcgcgccttccgctccctttccctttcccgctgccgctgccgccgctagctaccgccgctcgccgttgcttcctcgtttctccatcaggctcagtatactcttaatattaagtttatttgaattttgaaatgattaattttctgttaatagattaataatatattattttgattttaatgttgttaatttttatttatttgaaattattgttataattatattatatatttttataatttagataattttaaataattatattatatatttttataattatattatatatttttataatttagcgcctcgcttcgctcgggcgagcgcctagcgcctcgggcgtttgtggaccttggcgcctagcgcttgttAAATCACTGCTATGACTTACTCTTAAACATATGCATTATGAGTTACTTGAGATCATAATTTTGCACTTTTACCATGAGGGTACACATGGATAAATAAGCTCTAAGAGGATGTTTTACCATGAGATGTTTTCTGCATTTGATTACAAAATGTTGCATACATGACATAATACCTACTCACCTGAATAAGACTATAGGTTTATGCTTACTGCATTATCACTTATAGTAGACCTTGTTTTACAGATAAGGACATTGAAAACCCACCGATGTGATGGGCAAGGAGATAACCAAACATGGATCCATGCTATTGCAGATATAGATGATAACTtgtgatatattttttgaatataaATTATGGACAGGATATGTGTGTGTTCTTTGTTATGGTTAGGTGTTTATAACTAATACAACTGTCAAACACCACCGTGTATAAGTGAAACCATGTCATTTTGTTtgacaagttaacatctttcaaaTTGCCCACTTTTCCGCTATACTATTATTGGTAGTAGTAGTAAACTGCACTTCAAAGACATATCATCCATAGAGAGTACAACAAGGTATCTCGAAAATTTGCATAAAGGACAAACATTTTTGCTGGTAATAATACATCTAAAATAACTAACCTCAAAGAGGGGACTAAGTAAAGACAATAGTTCTATACAAATTTGCTTCTAGCTTTTGGAAGCATCTGTGTTTGGCCCCAAATGATTGTGACTTATTCCTTGTTGtttttgttattatatatattttttctggtGGACTCACCAAAGGAGGCAGAGAGAAAAGAACACAAACAAACAAGCCAACAAAAAACAAAGCCTCCCTTAGGGCTAGATTATTCTAGTCTCCCACTTCACCAAACACAAGATGCAACTGGCAAGGAACATGTAGCTCAAGCATATTATTATACTTAATTGTTACACACAGTACAAACTTATTTTAAGCCTTGACTGGAACTCAACAAACCCCAAAAAGGCACTCCTCATTATGGTGTGGACCATTCCCATGAATACTagttacctaaatattcttttcctCCTATTTTAAGATGAGAGTCTTGAACAACAAGTCAATTATGAGTTACATGTCGATATATTAATTCACACAGATCATGATTCTAATCAAGCCCCCATTCCAACTCCTAATCCTCAACTTCTGTACATTTTCTCCATGATCACTGGCTCGATAGTATCAGGTTTCACGGAAGAGCAATTAAACAAACACAACACctaatcatcaatagaaaaacgcaGATGCAACAAGCTTCAACACTCTCCTTTAAATGGTGCTCGTAGGCATTGGTGCAGTACATGATGCATGCATAAGAACGAAGGCTAAtgataagaaagaagaaaaaagaaaggatgGGGTTTAACTACGAACAAAACGAAAGATAAACAGGAGGGAAGGGAAGGCACCGAACCCTGTTCGTTACGGGCAGTGAAGACGATGGTGCCGGTTTCGTCGCCGATGAGGCACTCAGAAATCCTGGTGGGGCGGAGTTGGGCGGCGGAAGCGCGGCCCTTGTGGAGGACCGTCTCGGAGGTGAGCACCTTGGCCGTGAGGGTGTGCCCGCTCGTCCCGGGCTTCAGCTGATCCACTTTTACGAACACCGGCTTCCTCTTCGCGGCACCTGCTCCACCTTGGTGTTGGTGCTGCTGTGTCGTCGCCATGGCCGCCGAAGCCCTAACCCCAGAAAGCAGACAAGAACAGCAATCCAAGACCCAACCGCGAGACGAAACCCTAATAATATATGTTGACCGAGGCGGCGTGGCCGGATTCCATTTGTGTGCGTTATCTCGCGGAACAGGTTAATCCCAGAACTCCGATTCGTGTTGGACTCGACCAAAAGGTTGAGGAAGACCAATTCCCAACTCCTTAAACCGTGCCGCTGACAAATCGCGCATGGATAACCAACCAAAATAAAATCCCATTTTTATCCTctccgctcctctctctctccctcctctctctctctctctctctctctctctctctctgctctgcCAATTGATCTCGGTTCGAGCAACGGACCTGAATTAGAGgaagggcgagagagagagagagagaggtggggagGGGGGAAGGGGAGAAACTTATCATTTGGGTCGGATCTCAGGCCCCGACTCGGCTGCAAGAACCGCTCCTCGAGCCTTCCCGTCGAATGGATTCCGATTTGTGGATCTCGCGCCTGGAAGCGGCGAAGAGACACTTGTCGCTCCAGCTTCGCCACAATAGTCGATCAGGTGCTCCTCCGACCTGTCTCTTCCATTACCCTTCTTTATCCTTTTCCTGAAAACGACTCCCTGATGCGCGTTGCTTCTTCTTCGATCACAAAGTCAAGGTCTTATTTCTTGTCTCGTGTTGCCAAAATTCATATTTTTCAGATCGGTTGAGCGTAGATGACTTCGCGGTGGAGGAGGAGATCTGGCCGGATTTGCCCTGCCCGTACTGCTATGAGGATCACGACCTCGCTTCTTTGTGCTCCCATCTTGAAGAGGAGCATCCTTTTGAATCGAAAGTTGCTGTGAGTATTGAGCACTCAGATCGCTTATTGAGATTATTGCTGTCAAGTCGCTTCAGTTTGAAGAAACAATTGGCTTGTTTCGAGCCTATCACAGTTTGATCGCTCAGAAATGGGGGGAAAAGCGAGCAGAACAGTTTATTTTTGTGGTCTCTATTCATCCTAAATTACCTCTAATCTAAGCTAATACTAGAAATTTCTAATCCCTTGCTTGTGGATTAGAGATGTAAATTTTGAGTAGATATGGAATTGCTAAAAGATCAGATCGATTATCTTTGTTAGGTCTGAAATGTTGTCAACCAACATTAGTGTTGCAAGCAGAAAGAATAGTCTATGCACCATGTCTTTGTGTGAGTTGATACACATGGTGGCCGCAAGTAACAATCTTCAATGATTCTTTTTCAGGTTTGCCCTATCTGCTCTGTGAAGATTATGAAAGACATGCTGAATCATATTATAGTGCAACATGGACACTTGTTAAAGGTATCCTTTTCCTAAAATAGTTTGGCAAAGTTGAAGTTTCAGCTGGCCATGATCCGGATCAGCTCAAAAAGAACTGGGATTCAAACTTCTGTTTAAGTTATGGTTTTATATGGATTGATAGTTGCTGAAACTACTGACACACATCCTGATTTTATAAttactttgaatttttttttaaaaatccttatggtttttttttcttattttgaaaTTGCTGATTTGATTCAGATCATAAAATGCTGAATCTTTTCACATAATGACTGCAACTGCCAAAACCGATAGTTCTTGAGGGTCAACATTGATGCTAAGATCTTATTGCTAACTTTGGATTACATGCAGAGATCTCGGCCTTTATCCGGGTATACCATCCCTAGCAGCCAGGCACTTTCCCGACTTAGGAAGGACCTTCGTGAAGCCCATCTGCAGTTGCTTTTGGGAAATGGGGTCTATAGATCAAGCAACACCACATTGAATGCAGCAGCTGATTCATTTCTTTCATCATTTGCactagatttcccaacatctgAGGCAGAAAAACACTCAAGATCTTCCATTTCAGCTGGAGATGATATGTGTTCTAATAACGAATCAGCTTTACCAACTTGGAACTTGAGGTACTGGCTGAATTTTACTTGCCTTTGGCATCCGTATAGTTTGATATGTTCATTCTAATGCTTTAGAATTCCCATGGAATACTTGAAGGTTGCCTTAGGTTTAGATATTGTGTTAAGTACATAAATTATCTCATTCAAGATATCATGGGCACAAAGTTAATATTAGATAATGCTTTAATTATCGCCTTCATTTTTCTCTTATCAAGTCATTTTAGATCGGTACCGAAAATAGAAATAGATCTGCATTCTTAACCCATTTGCTGGTTGCTTACCAGTGAGTAAGGCAGTCATCGAAGACGTCACCACTGGACCGTCTGCAGTGTGTCATGCTGCTTGCTTAGCTCCCTAACTTGTCAGAAAGGAAGACGAAAACCATAGAAAAAAGTAGTGCTCAAATGGTTATTCGCTTGTTCAGATGTTTTTTTTACCTGCATTTGTGACTATCTTAGAATCCAAACTTGAAACTTTCAGACATTGATTCAACAACCAAGTGACTTAGGAATGATAACATCACATATTTTGGTATCGGAACTTCAATATTAATGATTGGCTCATCATCTGTCTTATTTGAATGGTAGAGCATGTTAGTCACTCTCGTCAGGCCAAGTAATTCAATGGAAACCATAATTACTAATTGCTAATTTATCTACCTACATAATGAGGTAAAAACACGATAGACATTGTTTATCCATTTACAAGCTGTCAGTAATCGAGGAGAATCGATTCTGCTTTTAAGTTATATACAAATATCCATCAATTAGTTGTACAAGCTGAGGGGATTAAGAgagaacaagaaaaggaaaaaaaaaatgaggTTGGTTAGTCTACTCATGTATGGGAAGTACATGGGGCCCAAGCATATTAGGGATCAAGATGCTGATGTTTTGGATGTGCTTATTTTGATATAATTCTTAAAGTAGTTGTACATGCAGCAACTAAGTTATGCATCTGTTTGTCATGCTTTCATGTGAAAAGCTCACTTAAGGAATCCTTTGGGTTAGATGGAAGAGACGAGTGGCCTCTGTACGTAGAAACTTGGCATACATAGACTAGGTTCATGTGATACAACAAAAGCGAtaacaaaatattaatttgatctcTTTAAAATCTTCATAGCATATGAGAAAGAGGATAAATTTCACTAGGAACATATCCTACTATGGTAGCTAATTTTGGAACATGTATGGGTTATCAAAATCTTTATGCACAGATGCATTTGGAGAAGTGTAGATTGTCCAAGGGCAGTGGTTTATTGTTGGTGCTTAATGACTTAAAAACTTCTTCTATGTTATACAATAACCATAAGAGTTAACCATCATGCCCAATCCCAATTATAGCTTTATATGTGTTAATGTATTTCTTGTCAGCTAATTTATGTATGTTTCTCCTGGTGGTTAAACATGTTAGTCTTTCTCCATGAGCTATGATTTTAAGTGAGAATCACACAAAAGAAAAAGTCTTACAACACAAAGCTGCATGTTTCCCAAATATTAGAGGCACCATGTTGTGGATAGGATCTTGAGAATGTTGCTTCTTATGGATAGTATTTAGGTAACAAGCACCAGATTATACTGAGATCTCCAGAACAAGCATATGGAAATACTTATATTACACTGTGGTCAAATATCCTATCATCCGTTATATGCACTAAGACTTTTGCACTGTGGTCAAAGTTCCTTGTTTTGCAAATCCCTTGTCATTAGTGCTATTCTTTTTTGTCACTAGTACTCTGATATACATGATATCTGTATGGCACACTATAGAACAAACACATGCTTGATCTCAAACGTTTTCTACATTGACGTAATATGATCAGTGGccatgatttttattttatggTAGTTAATTACATTTATGCTCAGTATTTGAGGATGATATCTAAACAAAGCTCAAGTGGAGTAATTAGGAGCATATTTCACCCGGTTGGCATGAAACATAGGATCATTGACTGCTAG comes from the Musa acuminata AAA Group cultivar baxijiao chromosome BXJ2-8, Cavendish_Baxijiao_AAA, whole genome shotgun sequence genome and includes:
- the LOC135619977 gene encoding protein DEHYDRATION-INDUCED 19-like; translated protein: MDSDLWISRLEAAKRHLSLQLRHNSRSDRLSVDDFAVEEEIWPDLPCPYCYEDHDLASLCSHLEEEHPFESKVAVCPICSVKIMKDMLNHIIVQHGHLLKRSRPLSGYTIPSSQALSRLRKDLREAHLQLLLGNGVYRSSNTTLNAAADSFLSSFALDFPTSEAEKHSRSSISAGDDMCSNNESALPTWNLSFDSSLTHEEREQKRKHATTRATFVQDLLLSTLFTN
- the LOC135619978 gene encoding uncharacterized protein At4g28440-like, with amino-acid sequence MATTQQHQHQGGAGAAKRKPVFVKVDQLKPGTSGHTLTAKVLTSETVLHKGRASAAQLRPTRISECLIGDETGTIVFTARNEQVDLMKLGATVILRNAKIDMFKGSMRLAVDKWGRIEVTAPASFTVKEDNNLSLIEYELVNVVEE